A DNA window from Limnothrix sp. FACHB-406 contains the following coding sequences:
- a CDS encoding TonB-dependent siderophore receptor yields the protein MNAASPLSLSVLLVAIGALAAPAGAESVPLEPLDRFRSNAPATSVESWLAQADRPATVTRVVVTPLPDELEIALETPAGQSLLIDANQFRAEGNQLIAEISNASLALPEGAEFTRTDPTAEVASVRVWQIAPDRIQVVVTGRNGLPTQDVTLATGDLAYSLNVDANAPEEELVVTGQRSPSYRVPNASSATGTDTPILETPFSVQVIPQAVLRDQQVISIEDALTNVSGVSYAGSNSGREATVSIRGFGNQYPATVSVLRDGYRLYGSFQAIPEVANLEQIEVLKGPASILYGQIEPGGIINLVSKQPLAEPFYEVELQGGSNELVRPRIDFGGPLTADGSLRYRLNSVYQHQAPFRDFETDTNRFSIAPALAWKISDQTDLSLNLEYIHQKGPSDFGLSRFEDGVAPVDRKLIITDPEDSITTDYFSTGYQFEHRFSDNWKIRNGFRYISYDYDYSVVALPLTANGPRVTRFYADQDGEDKSYTLQTSLVGNFKTGSIAHQATIGLDLNRSESRIATVFDRSKPSIINIFDRDYDAVVRPDRSSLPPFNDDLTTANRLGFYLQDQINLTENLIVVAGLRYDTIGIETEDQLGRREGNNTELNSWTPRLGILYRPIPELSLFANYSQSFRPTTSTGADGSILKPEEGEGFEVGVKTELFDRRLLATLTYFDITKQNVPVTDPDNLLFSVSSGEQRNRGLEFDLIGELLPGWKILGSYAYIDSEVTEDTNESLIGNRLYGIPEHKATLWTTYEIQSGSLKGLGFGVGFEYASDRYGNLANDYKIGDYFIGNAAIFYQRDNYRFALNFRNFTDETYIKSTVGSNTGLEVGTPFTVTGSASIRF from the coding sequence ATGAACGCTGCATCTCCTCTATCTTTGTCTGTTTTGTTGGTGGCGATCGGGGCGCTGGCTGCTCCCGCTGGGGCTGAGTCAGTGCCGCTGGAGCCGCTCGATCGATTCCGCAGCAACGCTCCCGCCACTTCGGTGGAATCCTGGCTGGCCCAAGCCGATCGCCCGGCCACCGTCACCCGTGTGGTGGTCACGCCCCTGCCCGATGAGCTGGAAATTGCCCTGGAAACCCCAGCCGGTCAGTCCTTGTTGATTGATGCGAACCAGTTCCGGGCCGAGGGCAACCAACTGATCGCCGAGATCAGCAACGCCAGCTTGGCGCTACCGGAGGGAGCGGAGTTCACCCGCACCGACCCCACCGCTGAAGTGGCCTCGGTGCGGGTTTGGCAGATTGCGCCCGATCGAATCCAAGTGGTGGTGACGGGTCGTAATGGTTTGCCCACCCAGGATGTGACCTTGGCTACGGGTGATTTGGCCTACAGCCTGAACGTGGATGCCAACGCACCCGAAGAAGAATTGGTGGTGACGGGGCAGCGATCGCCCAGCTACCGAGTTCCCAATGCCTCCAGCGCCACCGGCACAGACACCCCGATTTTGGAAACGCCTTTCTCAGTGCAGGTGATTCCCCAAGCCGTCCTGCGCGATCAGCAGGTGATCAGCATTGAAGACGCGCTCACCAATGTCAGTGGCGTGTCCTATGCCGGGAGCAACAGCGGTCGGGAAGCGACGGTGAGCATTCGCGGATTTGGTAACCAATATCCCGCCACCGTATCGGTTTTGCGCGACGGCTATCGGCTTTATGGTTCTTTTCAAGCCATTCCGGAAGTTGCCAACCTGGAACAAATCGAAGTGTTGAAGGGGCCCGCTTCGATTTTGTATGGGCAAATTGAACCGGGCGGCATTATCAACCTGGTTTCTAAGCAACCCCTGGCAGAACCCTTTTATGAGGTTGAATTGCAAGGTGGCAGCAATGAGTTAGTGCGTCCCCGAATTGATTTTGGTGGCCCTCTAACGGCAGATGGCAGCTTGCGCTATCGACTGAATAGCGTTTATCAGCATCAAGCGCCTTTCCGCGACTTTGAAACTGACACCAATCGCTTTTCGATCGCGCCTGCTCTGGCTTGGAAAATTAGTGACCAAACAGACTTATCGCTCAACCTAGAATACATTCACCAAAAAGGGCCGTCTGACTTTGGACTGAGCCGATTTGAAGATGGGGTTGCCCCAGTTGATCGCAAGTTGATTATTACGGATCCTGAGGACTCCATTACAACCGACTATTTCAGCACCGGTTATCAATTCGAGCATCGCTTTAGCGATAACTGGAAAATTCGCAACGGCTTCCGCTACATCAGCTATGACTATGACTACAGTGTGGTGGCGCTGCCGCTGACGGCCAACGGCCCTCGGGTCACTCGTTTCTATGCTGATCAAGATGGTGAGGATAAATCCTACACCTTGCAAACCAGTCTTGTGGGCAATTTCAAAACAGGATCGATCGCACACCAAGCCACCATTGGTCTTGATCTGAATCGTAGCGAATCACGAATTGCAACGGTTTTTGATCGCTCAAAACCGTCAATCATCAACATTTTTGACCGCGATTATGATGCGGTGGTTCGTCCCGATCGCTCCTCATTGCCACCGTTTAATGATGACCTGACCACGGCCAATCGTCTCGGATTTTATCTTCAAGACCAGATTAACCTCACCGAAAATCTGATCGTGGTGGCTGGTCTGCGCTATGACACGATCGGCATTGAAACAGAAGATCAACTAGGTCGCCGAGAGGGCAACAATACCGAACTCAACTCTTGGACACCTCGCCTCGGAATTCTGTATCGCCCCATTCCCGAACTATCACTATTTGCCAACTATTCGCAATCATTTCGCCCCACAACTTCGACCGGTGCGGATGGTTCAATCTTGAAGCCTGAAGAAGGTGAAGGATTTGAAGTGGGCGTGAAGACTGAATTGTTCGATCGCCGCCTCCTGGCTACCCTCACCTACTTCGACATCACCAAGCAAAATGTGCCGGTAACTGATCCTGATAATCTCCTCTTTTCGGTTTCTTCAGGAGAGCAACGCAATCGCGGCCTTGAATTTGACTTGATTGGTGAACTATTGCCCGGCTGGAAGATTTTGGGATCCTACGCCTATATCGACAGCGAAGTTACTGAAGATACGAATGAGTCTCTGATTGGCAATCGACTGTACGGCATTCCTGAGCACAAAGCCACCCTTTGGACAACCTATGAAATTCAGTCTGGTTCTCTCAAAGGATTGGGCTTTGGGGTGGGTTTTGAATATGCGAGCGATCGCTACGGCAACCTCGCCAACGACTACAAAATCGGGGACTACTTCATCGGGAATGCTGCCATTTTCTATCAACGAGATAACTACCGTTTTGCCTTGAACTTCCGAAATTTCACCGATGAAACCTACATCAAATCCACAGTAGGAAGCAACACTGGTCTAGAAGTGGGCACACCTTTCACAGTTACTGGATCGGCTTCCATCCGGTTCTAG
- a CDS encoding PepSY domain-containing protein — protein MQARQIRSILFPLHRYLGLVVGLILIVVGVTGSLLVFSHELQDRLIVEKFGAIAPQSTLVSIDQVSNAAQAFAQQLPGSSINGILFPQHPGQPYQVRLWQGDQLIQLFIHPHSGKVLGTLSAQDSWMNWILRLHYQLLSGTTGLIIVGISGFFMTILGITGIALWPGWRRLAAGFKIKWDAHPKRLNFDLHKVVGIIAAVFLVLTGFTGFCWNFYAQSTAVIKAITFTPAEPVWQSKVLPNQKSLPLSELLARSNQALPGAATTFIALPRTPDGVVRIGKRQTHEPSSYGQSNVILDAYSGQVLRVNDSRQAALGDRILNSFGPLHFGTFGGLWTRWLYVLVGLSPIALFWTGVKMWQHRKRSPAMAILPSDRPSP, from the coding sequence ATGCAAGCTCGCCAGATTCGATCGATCCTGTTTCCGCTGCATCGCTACTTGGGCTTAGTTGTTGGGTTGATTCTGATCGTTGTGGGGGTGACGGGGAGCCTGTTGGTGTTTTCCCATGAGTTGCAAGATCGGCTGATTGTTGAAAAATTCGGCGCGATCGCCCCCCAATCAACCCTCGTCAGCATTGACCAAGTGTCCAACGCTGCCCAAGCCTTTGCCCAACAGTTACCGGGCTCCAGCATTAATGGCATTTTGTTTCCCCAACATCCCGGTCAACCTTACCAAGTTCGTCTCTGGCAAGGTGATCAACTGATCCAGCTTTTTATCCATCCTCATAGCGGAAAGGTGCTAGGAACCCTCTCAGCGCAAGATAGCTGGATGAACTGGATTTTGCGACTGCATTATCAGTTGTTGTCCGGCACAACGGGGCTGATTATTGTTGGTATTTCAGGGTTTTTCATGACCATTTTGGGGATTACTGGCATTGCACTTTGGCCCGGTTGGCGACGGTTGGCAGCGGGTTTCAAAATTAAGTGGGATGCGCACCCGAAGCGACTGAATTTTGATCTTCACAAGGTTGTGGGTATCATTGCTGCTGTTTTTTTAGTGCTGACCGGATTCACGGGGTTTTGTTGGAATTTCTATGCCCAATCAACGGCGGTGATCAAAGCGATTACCTTCACCCCTGCGGAGCCGGTTTGGCAGTCCAAGGTGTTGCCCAATCAAAAATCCTTGCCTTTGTCGGAACTGTTGGCACGATCGAACCAAGCATTACCCGGAGCTGCCACAACGTTTATCGCACTGCCCAGAACACCGGATGGGGTGGTGCGGATTGGCAAGCGCCAAACCCACGAACCCAGTTCCTACGGCCAGAGCAATGTGATTCTGGATGCCTACAGCGGTCAGGTGCTGCGGGTGAATGACAGTCGGCAGGCGGCCTTGGGCGATCGCATCTTGAACAGCTTCGGGCCGCTGCACTTTGGTACGTTTGGCGGTTTGTGGACGCGCTGGCTCTATGTGCTGGTGGGCCTGTCCCCGATCGCCCTGTTTTGGACGGGCGTGAAGATGTGGCAACATCGCAAGCGATCGCCCGCTATGGCAATCCTCCCAAGCGATCGCCCTAGCCCTTGA
- a CDS encoding AI-2E family transporter, with product MSNTEPLPASKLVQWWESLSPLSRFLFFALAAPLTVLNAWALATIFGYFQSLLGVLLVTALLAFLLNYPVNWLAAKGVKRGLAAVVVFLVALSIVVGVGVTLVPLVVAQAQQLVARLPEWIDSGQRQLMMLNERADLFGLPISLDGVISQLNDRLKTELQSIAGRTLNLALNVTVVTVVRLLDVVLTIVLTFYLLQHSEEIWESLIAWLPDRVQQPFSRTLRSSFQNYFIGQILTATCLGLGLTTMFVLLKIPFGLLFGLTIGLMALVPFGGSVGIGTVISLIALQDIGLALQALAAALIVQQVVENLVAPRVLGSVTGLNPFWVFVAILTGVRVGGLLGVVVAVPMAVLLKEALANLRAQDPTPGAVKSLPEVEPESPSVGIAAAAPSPVTECD from the coding sequence ATGAGCAACACTGAGCCACTTCCCGCAAGCAAGCTGGTTCAATGGTGGGAATCGCTCTCGCCGCTATCACGGTTTCTATTCTTTGCCCTGGCTGCTCCCCTGACCGTGCTCAATGCCTGGGCCTTGGCCACGATTTTTGGCTACTTCCAATCATTGCTGGGGGTGTTGTTGGTCACGGCTTTGCTGGCCTTTTTGCTGAACTATCCCGTCAACTGGCTCGCGGCCAAAGGGGTGAAGCGAGGGCTGGCCGCCGTAGTGGTGTTTTTGGTGGCCCTGTCGATCGTCGTTGGTGTGGGCGTGACCCTGGTTCCGCTGGTGGTGGCCCAGGCGCAACAATTGGTGGCGCGGCTGCCGGAATGGATTGACTCGGGCCAGCGCCAACTCATGATGCTGAATGAGCGAGCCGACTTGTTTGGTTTGCCCATCAGCTTAGATGGGGTGATTTCCCAGCTCAACGATCGCCTCAAAACCGAACTCCAAAGCATTGCCGGCCGCACCCTCAACTTGGCCCTGAATGTCACGGTGGTGACGGTGGTTCGGTTGTTGGATGTGGTGTTAACCATCGTCCTCACCTTCTATTTGCTGCAACACAGCGAAGAAATTTGGGAGAGCTTGATTGCTTGGCTACCCGATCGGGTTCAGCAGCCCTTTTCCCGCACCCTGCGATCGAGCTTCCAAAACTACTTCATTGGGCAAATCCTCACGGCCACCTGCTTGGGCCTGGGGCTAACCACCATGTTTGTGTTGCTCAAAATTCCCTTTGGCCTGCTCTTTGGCCTAACCATCGGGTTGATGGCCCTGGTTCCCTTTGGCGGTTCCGTGGGCATTGGCACGGTCATCTCCCTGATTGCCCTCCAAGATATTGGCCTGGCCCTGCAAGCCTTGGCCGCAGCCCTGATTGTGCAGCAAGTGGTGGAAAACCTGGTGGCTCCTCGGGTGTTGGGCAGTGTGACGGGCCTGAACCCCTTTTGGGTGTTTGTGGCCATCCTAACAGGCGTGCGTGTGGGCGGCCTGTTGGGCGTGGTGGTGGCCGTGCCCATGGCTGTGTTGCTCAAGGAAGCCTTGGCGAATTTGCGGGCCCAAGATCCCACCCCCGGGGCTGTGAAATCTCTGCCTGAAGTGGAACCGGAATCCCCATCTGTAGGTATTGCGGCGGCGGCTCCTTCCCCGGTTACGGAATGCGATTGA
- a CDS encoding cysteine hydrolase family protein, with the protein MSCSVALILIGFQNDYFAADGILRSVIDQAVPVDRILDSTVQVVRGAIAHGVPTIATPIFFTPTYEELLDPVGILKTVRDVGAFQAGQKGAEMVEALLPFHDQIWVVPGKRGLNAFTGTSLDELLQKHQITHIVLAGAVTSVCIDSTGRAAHEKGYRVSVLADCTCARTQFEQEFYLENVFPLYANVISAESFLESLADV; encoded by the coding sequence ATGTCCTGTTCAGTTGCCCTGATCTTGATTGGGTTCCAAAACGACTATTTTGCTGCTGATGGGATCCTGCGGTCTGTGATTGACCAGGCTGTTCCAGTCGATCGCATCCTGGACAGTACGGTGCAAGTGGTGCGCGGGGCGATCGCCCATGGGGTTCCCACCATTGCAACCCCCATTTTTTTCACCCCCACCTATGAGGAATTGCTGGATCCCGTTGGTATCCTTAAAACCGTCCGCGACGTGGGAGCCTTCCAAGCAGGGCAAAAAGGTGCGGAAATGGTTGAGGCCCTCCTGCCCTTTCACGATCAAATTTGGGTTGTGCCCGGAAAGCGGGGTTTAAATGCCTTCACGGGAACCTCGTTGGATGAGCTGCTCCAAAAACATCAAATCACCCATATTGTGCTGGCCGGTGCGGTCACTTCCGTTTGCATTGACTCCACCGGTCGGGCTGCCCACGAAAAGGGCTATCGCGTGTCAGTTTTGGCCGATTGCACCTGTGCCAGAACCCAGTTTGAGCAGGAATTTTACTTAGAAAATGTGTTTCCCCTTTATGCCAATGTAATTTCCGCTGAGTCTTTTCTTGAGTCTTTGGCGGATGTCTGA
- a CDS encoding ATP-binding protein, which yields MTDFSKSDELNTQIQYRLIERLAESERRYRTLVENLSEIVFKVDHLGQITFLNPAWTKILGFPIDLCLGKSLAQFMDETEQAGWQTMMANLDHCATLRQELHFRDHTQKTVWLEITIQPRGADGEFSGSLTDVTDRHQAEQLLQRMNTELEKRVAQRTQALNAANQKLQATIERLQQTQCDLVQSEKMSGLVQLVAGVAHEINNPVNFIHGNLEYLEEYLQTLIQSLEFHQAQDLKTAAVIPSLTETIDLEFLKEDSQKIINSMRTGTHRIRQIVLDLRNFSRIDESELKTISVHEDIDGILKILNYQLKAKLQSISISKNYGQLPLIECYPRYLNQALMSILENAIDAIGEAVKKADSKIIMPSSSTYFGTIEISTFVLDSQWIAIEIADNGIGIPLLIQGKIFNPFFTTKDVGKGTGMGLAISYQIITEKHRGKLSFRSQYGQGTTFTIQIPIQQINLADSPAQESANSQR from the coding sequence ATGACTGATTTTAGTAAAAGTGATGAGCTAAACACCCAAATTCAATACCGACTCATTGAAAGACTCGCGGAATCAGAGCGCCGCTATCGAACCCTAGTGGAAAACCTGAGTGAAATTGTTTTTAAGGTTGATCATTTGGGTCAAATTACCTTTTTAAATCCAGCTTGGACGAAGATTCTCGGCTTTCCGATTGATTTGTGCTTAGGCAAATCCCTGGCCCAGTTTATGGATGAAACTGAGCAAGCGGGCTGGCAAACGATGATGGCTAACTTAGATCATTGCGCCACTTTGCGACAGGAGCTTCACTTTCGAGATCATACTCAGAAGACAGTTTGGTTAGAAATTACGATTCAGCCCCGTGGCGCTGATGGTGAATTTTCAGGATCTTTAACGGACGTGACCGATCGCCACCAGGCTGAGCAATTGCTGCAACGGATGAATACGGAACTCGAAAAACGGGTTGCCCAACGAACGCAAGCTCTGAATGCAGCTAATCAAAAGTTACAAGCCACGATCGAGCGGCTTCAGCAAACCCAATGCGATCTGGTGCAGTCTGAAAAAATGTCGGGTTTGGTGCAGCTTGTGGCTGGGGTTGCCCATGAAATTAATAATCCCGTGAACTTTATCCATGGAAATTTGGAATATTTAGAAGAATATTTGCAAACGCTGATTCAATCTTTGGAGTTTCATCAGGCCCAGGACTTGAAAACGGCTGCGGTAATTCCATCACTCACCGAAACCATTGATTTAGAATTTTTGAAAGAGGACTCTCAAAAAATCATCAATTCGATGCGAACGGGGACTCATCGCATTCGGCAAATTGTTTTAGATTTACGGAATTTCTCGCGAATTGATGAATCTGAGCTAAAAACCATCAGTGTACATGAAGATATTGATGGAATTCTCAAAATCTTAAATTACCAACTAAAAGCCAAGCTGCAATCAATTTCCATTTCCAAAAATTATGGTCAATTGCCTTTAATTGAATGTTATCCTCGATATCTAAATCAAGCGTTAATGAGTATTTTGGAAAATGCGATCGATGCGATCGGGGAAGCTGTTAAAAAAGCAGACTCGAAAATTATTATGCCCAGCAGTTCCACCTATTTTGGGACAATTGAAATTAGTACCTTTGTTCTGGATAGCCAATGGATTGCGATTGAAATTGCTGATAATGGAATCGGAATTCCGCTACTGATTCAGGGCAAAATTTTCAATCCTTTCTTTACAACTAAGGATGTAGGTAAAGGAACTGGAATGGGACTGGCCATTAGCTATCAAATCATTACGGAAAAACATCGAGGGAAACTCAGTTTCCGATCTCAATACGGCCAGGGCACAACTTTCACGATCCAAATTCCAATTCAGCAAATCAATTTGGCTGATTCACCCGCGCAGGAGTCGGCGAATTCCCAACGCTAG
- a CDS encoding carbonic anhydrase encodes MKRRQWLWQGSLALGGALGGWAGFGDRPARAATRWSYDGPTGPNHWSELDPAFAACGLGQRQSPIDLAAQKQLGPVDLRLDYQSVPLTARNTGRSIFVDCPPGTCTLHLGDRPHDLLQFHFHHPSEHHRAGRTFPAEVHFVHRDRAGSLLVLGLWLTAAPTQTAASQLDRAAPQLLQDLLARAPIALGSSLDRAWQGNPADLLPPIPRSLYHYQGSLTTPPCSEGVTWLLFPEPQAIAPALLTELQTRLGTNARPLQAQLATPKA; translated from the coding sequence ATGAAACGTCGTCAGTGGTTGTGGCAAGGATCCCTCGCGCTGGGCGGGGCCCTTGGGGGTTGGGCTGGATTTGGCGATCGCCCCGCTCGGGCCGCCACCCGTTGGAGCTATGACGGCCCCACCGGCCCCAACCACTGGAGCGAGCTGGATCCTGCCTTTGCGGCCTGTGGCCTCGGTCAGCGCCAATCCCCGATCGATCTGGCTGCCCAGAAACAGCTTGGGCCCGTGGATTTGCGGCTAGATTACCAATCCGTACCCCTGACGGCTCGCAACACGGGGCGATCGATCTTTGTGGACTGCCCGCCCGGCACTTGCACCTTGCATCTGGGCGATCGACCCCATGACCTCTTGCAATTCCACTTTCACCACCCCAGCGAGCATCACCGCGCCGGCCGCACCTTTCCCGCAGAAGTGCATTTTGTCCACCGCGATCGGGCCGGATCCCTATTGGTGTTGGGCCTTTGGTTAACGGCCGCGCCAACCCAGACCGCCGCTTCCCAGCTCGATCGAGCCGCTCCCCAACTGTTGCAAGACTTATTAGCCCGCGCGCCGATCGCCCTTGGAAGCAGCCTCGATCGCGCTTGGCAAGGGAACCCCGCCGACCTGTTGCCCCCCATCCCCCGATCGCTCTACCACTACCAAGGCTCCCTCACCACGCCCCCCTGTTCCGAAGGGGTGACTTGGTTGCTGTTTCCAGAACCCCAGGCGATCGCCCCCGCCCTGCTCACCGAGTTGCAAACCCGATTAGGAACCAACGCCCGCCCCCTCCAGGCCCAGCTTGCCACCCCCAAAGCCTAG
- a CDS encoding ribonuclease R family protein, whose amino-acid sequence MEFSIASLLASFTSEKSLTPKVLEQKLGTREGRGNRQLQIALDALEKLGILNKERGRYRRLEQEGMFEAKLRCSSKGFCFAIQDDDDAEDVYVRECHLNHAWNGDRVLVKVIKEGGGRSRRRSPEGHVELVLDRANSSLLARVEKGEDGIFRAAPLDDRLLFRVELDTSGVDLDAIVNYLVSVEIVRYPIGQLPPLGRVIKVLGADADAAAPADIVVCKYGLHESFPEEVLAAAAALPAPADSLKASAIQGRLDLRSLLTVATVTATAGELPPVIDRAITLETNPAGHMRLGLHVPDVAHYVEPDSPLDREARRRGVAADLGAQWLPLFPADLYARHGSLGLGCDRLATSVLLTFNDQGELLEFEIHPSVVRADATLTEAQLDAFLDGNQADPELPQAPAIGDLLTQLKTLAAALRGQRLSRGGFDLSGYRGLTSFDREDVPGAPIAPIGIAPTARVLLAEVTIAANAVVASHLQALQVPTLYRVQAAPSPGDVQETLRLAGNLGLELTLEQPDQVTPRDVQQWLQQATDGDTRKILNRLLVEALKPAAYSHEPRSHFGLALPVYTTLNAPTRHYGDLLVQRSLNTLFAKGRDRRTARSKEGVNLHHSSCHGAIGWNLLPTEDQQELEASITSAAWLLSDRERLIQEAAADSHGLRKTAAMRARIGETFSGPIVGVQSYGFFVELEALGIEGLVHVSSLKDDWYEYRSRQQMLIGRKSRRQYALGGRVEVEVRGVDYYRQQIDLVAVSGGAESNFDALVDDEDEADDSDLTFGYGAEEPEESDLVDLREPDDLEAPLDEFDDD is encoded by the coding sequence ATGGAATTTTCGATCGCTTCCCTACTCGCGAGCTTTACCTCAGAAAAGTCGCTCACGCCAAAGGTTCTTGAACAAAAGTTGGGCACTCGCGAAGGACGCGGCAATCGCCAGCTTCAGATTGCCCTGGACGCACTGGAAAAGTTGGGGATTTTGAATAAGGAGCGCGGTCGCTATCGCCGGTTGGAACAGGAGGGCATGTTTGAGGCCAAGCTGCGTTGCTCCAGTAAGGGGTTTTGCTTTGCCATTCAGGATGACGACGACGCGGAAGATGTCTATGTGCGGGAATGTCACCTGAATCATGCCTGGAATGGCGATCGGGTGTTGGTGAAGGTGATCAAAGAGGGCGGCGGTCGCAGTCGGCGGCGCAGTCCCGAGGGCCATGTGGAGCTGGTGCTCGATCGGGCCAATTCGTCCCTGTTGGCCCGGGTGGAAAAGGGCGAGGACGGGATTTTTCGGGCAGCTCCTTTGGACGATCGATTGCTGTTCCGGGTGGAACTGGACACCAGCGGGGTGGACTTGGACGCGATCGTCAACTACCTGGTGAGCGTGGAAATTGTCCGTTACCCGATCGGGCAGTTGCCGCCCTTGGGCCGCGTGATCAAGGTGTTGGGAGCCGATGCGGACGCGGCGGCTCCGGCTGACATTGTGGTCTGTAAGTATGGGCTACATGAAAGCTTCCCGGAGGAGGTTTTGGCGGCGGCGGCGGCGTTACCGGCTCCGGCGGATAGCTTGAAGGCGAGTGCCATTCAAGGACGGTTGGATTTGCGATCGCTGCTGACGGTGGCAACGGTGACCGCCACGGCCGGAGAGCTGCCCCCGGTGATCGATCGGGCCATTACCTTGGAAACCAACCCGGCGGGCCATATGCGGTTGGGGCTGCATGTGCCCGATGTGGCTCACTATGTGGAACCGGATTCACCGCTCGATCGCGAAGCCCGGCGGCGGGGTGTGGCGGCCGACTTAGGGGCCCAATGGTTGCCGCTGTTCCCGGCGGATCTTTACGCACGCCATGGTTCCTTGGGTCTAGGGTGCGATCGCCTGGCCACTTCCGTGCTGCTGACCTTTAATGATCAGGGTGAATTACTGGAGTTTGAAATTCATCCCAGCGTGGTGCGGGCCGATGCCACCCTGACGGAAGCCCAGCTCGATGCGTTCTTGGACGGCAACCAGGCGGATCCGGAGTTGCCCCAAGCCCCCGCGATCGGGGATTTGTTGACCCAACTGAAAACCCTGGCGGCGGCCCTGCGGGGACAGCGGCTCAGCCGAGGCGGGTTTGATCTGAGCGGTTACCGAGGGCTGACCTCGTTTGATCGCGAGGATGTGCCCGGTGCGCCGATCGCCCCGATCGGGATTGCTCCCACAGCCCGCGTCCTGTTAGCGGAAGTGACGATCGCCGCCAATGCCGTGGTGGCCAGCCATCTGCAAGCCCTGCAAGTGCCCACGCTCTACCGAGTGCAAGCGGCCCCCAGTCCCGGGGATGTGCAGGAAACCCTGCGGTTGGCCGGCAACCTGGGCTTGGAGTTGACCCTGGAGCAGCCGGATCAGGTGACCCCCCGCGATGTGCAACAGTGGCTGCAACAGGCCACCGACGGCGACACCCGCAAAATCCTGAATCGTCTGTTGGTGGAAGCCCTGAAGCCAGCCGCCTACAGCCACGAACCCCGCTCCCACTTTGGTTTGGCCCTGCCGGTTTACACCACCCTCAATGCGCCCACCCGCCATTACGGAGACCTGTTGGTGCAACGGAGCTTGAACACCCTCTTTGCCAAGGGGCGCGATCGACGCACGGCCCGCAGCAAAGAAGGCGTGAATTTGCACCACAGTTCTTGCCATGGGGCGATCGGCTGGAACCTGTTGCCCACGGAAGATCAACAGGAGTTGGAAGCCTCGATCACCAGCGCGGCCTGGCTGCTGAGCGATCGGGAACGATTGATCCAAGAAGCCGCCGCCGACAGCCACGGCCTCCGCAAAACCGCCGCCATGCGGGCCCGAATTGGCGAAACCTTCAGCGGCCCGATCGTGGGCGTGCAGTCCTACGGCTTCTTTGTGGAGCTAGAGGCCTTGGGCATTGAAGGGCTGGTGCATGTGTCCTCCCTGAAGGACGACTGGTACGAGTATCGATCGCGCCAGCAAATGTTGATCGGTCGCAAGAGCCGCCGCCAATACGCCCTCGGGGGCCGTGTGGAAGTGGAAGTGCGCGGCGTGGACTACTACCGCCAACAGATTGACTTGGTGGCCGTCAGTGGCGGGGCCGAGTCCAACTTTGATGCGCTGGTGGACGATGAGGACGAAGCCGATGATTCGGATCTGACCTTTGGCTACGGGGCTGAGGAGCCGGAAGAGTCGGATCTTGTGGATCTCCGCGAGCCGGACGATTTGGAAGCGCCCCTCGACGAGTTCGACGACGACTAG